In Chaetodon trifascialis isolate fChaTrf1 chromosome 6, fChaTrf1.hap1, whole genome shotgun sequence, one DNA window encodes the following:
- the rufy3 gene encoding protein RUFY3 isoform X1 yields the protein MAERDVPPGDLAIPLQSSSEVSESSERQNSSDENGHVDSPDETLSPTSVIYFKEALDSSNLRFGKAGSLSASPLRQYDFKIERIESKRRNPKDPIAIERLNLMNMAKLSIKGLIESALNLGRTLDSDYAPLQQFFVVMEHCLKHGLKTKKTFLGQNKSFWGALELVEKLTPEAGEITASVKDLPGLKTPLGRGRAWLRLALMQKKLSDYMKTIINRKDLLSEFYEPNALMMEEEGAVIAGLLVGLNVIDANLCMKGEDLDSQVGVIDFSMYLKDGGHSSKSAEGDGQITAILDQKNYVEELNRHLSASVNNLQAKVDALEKSNTKLTEELAVANNRIITLQEDVERVKEESSFQLESRKALRSDSAPDGQALGETRKQLKEETLLRLDVEKELEVQIGMKQEMELSMKMLEKDICEKQDALVELRQQLEDLRAINQQLSHKSQSADAGSKQKSEAIARLEEKINQMTGTIKQMETRCKQAERERDLAVEANRLFKQEFGDKIESLQVEVEQLRKHRSYLELELRRERERRSEHHSDAAPRQPGTPRRERRHPESVPKRPPESPSVKRQNEQLHTGAEDKTSLSSSLSMSHHEDEQDESFVDIGQPSICTMCEEDDSLLKTKKQCKNCSGVFCESCVSKELPLPSSILPETVCSACFSLLLQQYASTPT from the exons ATGGCGGAGCGGGATGTGCCGCCGGGAGATCTAGCGATACCTCTGCAATCATCTTCAGAGGTTTCGGAAAGTTCAGAGAGACAAAATTCCTCAGATGAGAACGGACACGTTGACAGTCCAGATGAGACTCTGTCTCCGACTTCGGTGATATACTTCAAGGAGGCTTTGGACTCCTCAAATTTAAGATTTGGGAAGGCTGGGTCGCTGTCAGCCAGTCCGCTCCGACAGTATGACTTCAAGATTGAACGAATCGAGTCAAAGCGCAGAA atCCCAAGGATCCCATCGCAATCGAAAGGCTTAACTTGATGAACATGGCCAAACTGAGCATCAAGGGCCTGATCGAGTCTGCGCTCAACCTGGGACGCACTCTTGACTCTGACTATGCACCTCTCCAGCAGTTCTTTGTAGTGATGGAGCACTGCCTGAAACATGGGTTGAAAA CCAAGAAGACGTTCCTGGGGCAGAACAAGTCGTTCTGGGGGGCGTTGGAGCTTGTTGAGAAGCTGACACCGGAGGCAGGAGAGATCACTGCCAGTGTAAAAGACCTGCCTGGCCTCAA AACTCCTCTAGGAAGAGGGCGTGCCTGGTTACGACTGGCCTTGATGCAGAAGAAGCTCTCTGACTACATGAAGACCATCATCAACAGAAAGGACCTGCTCAG TGAATTCTATGAGCCGAACGCGCTGATGATGGAGGAAGAAGGCGCTGTCATCGCTGGGCTGCTCGTCGGACTGAATGTCATTGATGCCAATCTGTGTATGAAAGGAGAGGACTTGGACTCTCAG GTCGGGGTGATTGATTTTTCAATGTACCTCAAAGATGGTGGACACAGTAGTAAGAGTGCAGAGGG CGACGGTCAGATCACAGCGATTCTCGATCAGAAGAATTACGTGGAGGAGCTGAACAGACATTTAAG TGCGTCAGTCAACAACCTTCAGGCCAAGGTGGACGCTCTGGAAAAGTCCAACACAAAGTTaacagaggag CTCGCAGTGGCAAATAACAGGATCATCACTTTACAAGAAGACGTGGAGCGAGTAAAGGAGGAGAGCTCATTTCAGCTGGAGTCCAGGAAG GCGTTAAGAAGCGACTCAGCACCAGATGGACAAGCACTGGGTGAAACACGCAAGCAGCTCAAAGAGGAAACTTTGCTCCGATTG GATgtggagaaggagctggaggtgcAGATCGGGATGAAGCAGGAGATGGAGCTGTCCATGAAGATGCTGGAGAAAGACATCTGCGAGAAGCAGGACGCTCTGGTAgagctcagacagcagctggaaGACCTTCGTGCCATCAACCAACAGCTTAGCCACAAGTCACAG AGCGCGGACGCCGGCTCTAAACAGAAGAGTGAAGCCATCGCTCGCCTGGAGGAGAAAATAAACCAGATGACGGGGACCATAAAACAGATGGAGACCAG atgcaaacaggcagagagagagcgggatCTGGCTGTCGAGGCCAACCGACTCTTCAAACAGGAGTTTGGAGACAAAATCGAgagcctgcaggtggaggtggagcagctgaggaAGCACAG GTCGTATCTGGAACTGGAGCTGagaagagagcgagagcgaAGGAGTGAGCATCATTCGGACGCTGCACCCAGACAGCCCGGCACTCCtcggagggagaggagacaccCAGAGAGCGTGCCAAAA CGCCCCCCCGAATCCCCGTCAGTCAAAAGGCAGAACGAGCAGTTACACACAGGAGCAGAGGATAAAACAAGCCTGAGCTCCAGCTT GTCCATGTCTCACCATGAGGATGAACAG GACGAGTCATTTGTGGACATCGGTCAGCCTTCCATCTGCACGATGTGTGAAGAGGACGACTCCCTCCTGAAGACAAAG
- the rufy3 gene encoding protein RUFY3 isoform X2 — translation MSDLTPQSETPTPTTDKITQAARETIYLCNFRVSVDGEWLCLRELNDISLTPDPEPAHEDPKDPIAIERLNLMNMAKLSIKGLIESALNLGRTLDSDYAPLQQFFVVMEHCLKHGLKTKKTFLGQNKSFWGALELVEKLTPEAGEITASVKDLPGLKTPLGRGRAWLRLALMQKKLSDYMKTIINRKDLLSEFYEPNALMMEEEGAVIAGLLVGLNVIDANLCMKGEDLDSQVGVIDFSMYLKDGGHSSKSAEGDGQITAILDQKNYVEELNRHLSASVNNLQAKVDALEKSNTKLTEELAVANNRIITLQEDVERVKEESSFQLESRKALRSDSAPDGQALGETRKQLKEETLLRLDVEKELEVQIGMKQEMELSMKMLEKDICEKQDALVELRQQLEDLRAINQQLSHKSQSADAGSKQKSEAIARLEEKINQMTGTIKQMETRCKQAERERDLAVEANRLFKQEFGDKIESLQVEVEQLRKHRSYLELELRRERERRSEHHSDAAPRQPGTPRRERRHPESVPKRPPESPSVKRQNEQLHTGAEDKTSLSSSLSMSHHEDEQDESFVDIGQPSICTMCEEDDSLLKTKKQCKNCSGVFCESCVSKELPLPSSILPETVCSACFSLLLQQYASTPT, via the exons ATGTCTGATCTGACGCCTCAGAGCGAAACCCCGACCCCCACCACCGACAAGATTACCCAGGCTGCCCGGGAGACCATTTATCTCTGCAACTTTCGCGTGTCTGTCGATGGCGAGTGGCTTTGCCTTCGCGAGCTCAACGACATCTCCCTCACCCCAGACCCAGAGCCGGCCCATGAAG atCCCAAGGATCCCATCGCAATCGAAAGGCTTAACTTGATGAACATGGCCAAACTGAGCATCAAGGGCCTGATCGAGTCTGCGCTCAACCTGGGACGCACTCTTGACTCTGACTATGCACCTCTCCAGCAGTTCTTTGTAGTGATGGAGCACTGCCTGAAACATGGGTTGAAAA CCAAGAAGACGTTCCTGGGGCAGAACAAGTCGTTCTGGGGGGCGTTGGAGCTTGTTGAGAAGCTGACACCGGAGGCAGGAGAGATCACTGCCAGTGTAAAAGACCTGCCTGGCCTCAA AACTCCTCTAGGAAGAGGGCGTGCCTGGTTACGACTGGCCTTGATGCAGAAGAAGCTCTCTGACTACATGAAGACCATCATCAACAGAAAGGACCTGCTCAG TGAATTCTATGAGCCGAACGCGCTGATGATGGAGGAAGAAGGCGCTGTCATCGCTGGGCTGCTCGTCGGACTGAATGTCATTGATGCCAATCTGTGTATGAAAGGAGAGGACTTGGACTCTCAG GTCGGGGTGATTGATTTTTCAATGTACCTCAAAGATGGTGGACACAGTAGTAAGAGTGCAGAGGG CGACGGTCAGATCACAGCGATTCTCGATCAGAAGAATTACGTGGAGGAGCTGAACAGACATTTAAG TGCGTCAGTCAACAACCTTCAGGCCAAGGTGGACGCTCTGGAAAAGTCCAACACAAAGTTaacagaggag CTCGCAGTGGCAAATAACAGGATCATCACTTTACAAGAAGACGTGGAGCGAGTAAAGGAGGAGAGCTCATTTCAGCTGGAGTCCAGGAAG GCGTTAAGAAGCGACTCAGCACCAGATGGACAAGCACTGGGTGAAACACGCAAGCAGCTCAAAGAGGAAACTTTGCTCCGATTG GATgtggagaaggagctggaggtgcAGATCGGGATGAAGCAGGAGATGGAGCTGTCCATGAAGATGCTGGAGAAAGACATCTGCGAGAAGCAGGACGCTCTGGTAgagctcagacagcagctggaaGACCTTCGTGCCATCAACCAACAGCTTAGCCACAAGTCACAG AGCGCGGACGCCGGCTCTAAACAGAAGAGTGAAGCCATCGCTCGCCTGGAGGAGAAAATAAACCAGATGACGGGGACCATAAAACAGATGGAGACCAG atgcaaacaggcagagagagagcgggatCTGGCTGTCGAGGCCAACCGACTCTTCAAACAGGAGTTTGGAGACAAAATCGAgagcctgcaggtggaggtggagcagctgaggaAGCACAG GTCGTATCTGGAACTGGAGCTGagaagagagcgagagcgaAGGAGTGAGCATCATTCGGACGCTGCACCCAGACAGCCCGGCACTCCtcggagggagaggagacaccCAGAGAGCGTGCCAAAA CGCCCCCCCGAATCCCCGTCAGTCAAAAGGCAGAACGAGCAGTTACACACAGGAGCAGAGGATAAAACAAGCCTGAGCTCCAGCTT GTCCATGTCTCACCATGAGGATGAACAG GACGAGTCATTTGTGGACATCGGTCAGCCTTCCATCTGCACGATGTGTGAAGAGGACGACTCCCTCCTGAAGACAAAG